The proteins below come from a single Terriglobales bacterium genomic window:
- a CDS encoding ribonuclease J: MPSGKLQVIPLGGLGEFGMNSMAIRWGDDIIVIDTGLMFPEAELLGVDIVVPDIAYLLENRDKVRGIILTHGHEDHIGALPWVLDELNVPVYATEFTLAYVEDKLEEHELLDAAVLHEIRPNERFRLGPFTIHPIQVTHSLVDCVALAIHTPLGVIIHTGDFKVDPTPTDNRLFDLHSFAEYGKEGVLALFQDSTNVERSGYTPSERAVRRKFDEVFKSAPRRLYISCFSSSIHRIKLAMEMAYEYGRKVALVGRSMTESAEIAEDLGYIDPPEGLLVSPGEIKNLPPEKVCVLISGTQGEPMSALSRAAVENHKHARIEKDDTVVLSSRIIPGNEKAIYRMIDHLFRREAHVVYEDGSSPPVHVSGHASQEELKLIINLVKPRYFIPIHGEYRQLKRHAELAASMHGAVGQVLMIESGDVLEFTELGARKAARVTVGRVCIDAGSLGDVVEDVVIKDRRHLSEDGIVLPIIAINKLTGRVEAAPEIVMRGLAGEDGLQDEARRIVARTLEESSEEEKRDWGVIKEKIRQDLKRYIAKQTSRRPLIMPVILEI, encoded by the coding sequence ATGCCATCCGGCAAGCTGCAGGTCATCCCGCTGGGCGGGTTGGGCGAGTTCGGCATGAACTCGATGGCCATCCGCTGGGGCGACGACATCATCGTCATCGACACCGGGCTGATGTTCCCGGAAGCCGAACTGCTGGGCGTGGACATCGTCGTTCCCGACATCGCCTACCTGCTGGAGAACCGCGACAAGGTCCGCGGCATCATCCTGACCCACGGCCATGAAGACCACATCGGCGCGCTGCCCTGGGTGCTGGACGAGCTGAACGTGCCCGTCTACGCCACCGAGTTCACGCTGGCCTACGTCGAGGACAAGCTGGAAGAGCATGAGCTGCTCGACGCCGCCGTGCTGCATGAGATCCGACCGAATGAGCGATTCCGTCTGGGGCCGTTCACGATTCATCCCATCCAGGTGACGCACAGCCTGGTGGACTGCGTGGCGCTGGCCATCCACACGCCGCTGGGGGTCATCATCCACACCGGCGATTTCAAGGTGGATCCGACGCCCACCGACAACCGGCTCTTCGACCTGCACTCGTTCGCCGAGTACGGCAAGGAAGGCGTGCTGGCGCTGTTCCAGGACTCGACCAACGTCGAACGCTCAGGCTACACGCCCAGCGAGCGCGCCGTGCGCCGCAAGTTCGACGAAGTGTTCAAGAGCGCCCCGCGGCGGCTCTACATCTCCTGCTTCTCGTCTTCCATCCATCGCATCAAGCTGGCCATGGAGATGGCCTACGAATACGGGCGCAAGGTGGCGCTGGTGGGCCGCTCGATGACCGAAAGCGCCGAAATCGCCGAGGACCTGGGCTACATTGATCCGCCCGAAGGCTTGCTGGTGAGTCCCGGCGAGATCAAGAACCTGCCTCCAGAGAAGGTCTGCGTGCTCATCAGCGGGACGCAGGGCGAACCGATGTCGGCGCTGTCGCGCGCGGCGGTGGAAAATCACAAGCATGCGCGCATCGAGAAGGACGACACCGTGGTGCTCTCCTCGCGCATCATTCCCGGCAACGAGAAGGCCATCTACCGCATGATCGACCACCTGTTCCGGCGGGAGGCGCACGTGGTGTACGAGGACGGCTCCTCGCCCCCGGTGCACGTGAGCGGCCACGCCAGCCAGGAAGAACTGAAGCTCATCATCAACCTGGTGAAGCCGCGGTACTTCATCCCCATCCACGGCGAGTATCGCCAGCTCAAACGGCACGCGGAACTGGCCGCCTCCATGCACGGCGCCGTGGGCCAGGTGCTGATGATCGAGAGCGGCGACGTGCTGGAGTTCACCGAGCTGGGAGCGCGCAAAGCCGCGCGCGTCACCGTGGGGCGCGTGTGCATCGACGCGGGATCGCTCGGGGACGTGGTCGAGGACGTGGTCATCAAGGACCGCCGTCACTTGAGCGAGGACGGCATCGTGCTGCCCATCATCGCCATCAACAAGCTCACCGGGCGCGTAGAAGCAGCGCCGGAGATCGTGATGCGCGGCCTGGCGGGCGAGGACGGCCTGCAGGACGAAGCGCGCCGCATCGTCGCCCGGACCCTGGAGGAGTCGAGCGAGGAAGAAAAGCGCGACTGGGGCGTCATCAAGGAGAAGATCCGCCAGGACCTGAAGCGCTACATCGCCAAACAGACCTCGCGGCGCCCGCTCATTATGCCGGTGATCCTCGAGATTTAG